The proteins below are encoded in one region of Vulpes lagopus strain Blue_001 chromosome 10, ASM1834538v1, whole genome shotgun sequence:
- the ZNF391 gene encoding zinc finger protein 391 — protein MSRKNSKDNSDFIKHQKLFPQKKLCKCIECGKAFSYKSDLIIHSRIHGGEKPFECNECGKTFSRSTHLIEHQRTHTGEKPYECSDCGKAFSRSTHLSLHQRIHTGEKPYECSECGKAFSRSTNLSQHQRTHTQEKPYKCNECGKAFGDRSTIIQHQRIHTGENPYECSECGKAFSWISSLIEHQRTHTGENPYACCECGKVFSRGSSLTEHQRIHTGEKPHECRECGKGFSRGSSLLIHQRTHTGEKPYKCNDCGKAFGQSSTLIRHQQLHTKE, from the coding sequence ATGTCTAGGAAGAATTCCAAAGATAATTCAGACTTTATTAAACACCAAAAACTTTTCCCACAAAAGAAACTTTGTAAATGCATtgagtgtgggaaagccttcagttaTAAATCAGACCTTATCATTCACAGTAGAATTCATGGTGGAGAAAAACCTTTTGAATGCAATGAGTGTGGGAAGACTTTTAGCCGAAGTACACACCTTATTGAGCACCAGAgaactcacactggagagaagccatATGAATGCAGTGACTGTGGGAAAGCTTTTAGCCGGAGCACTCATCTTAGTCTACATCAGAGGatccacactggagaaaaaccatacgaatgcagtgaatgtggaaaagccttcagcCGAAGTACTAACCTCAGTCAACATCAGCGAACCCACACTCAAGAAAAACCCTACaagtgtaatgaatgtgggaaagcctttggTGACCGTTCCACCATAATTCAGCACCAACGAATCCACACTGGCGAGAACCCCTatgagtgcagtgaatgtggaaagGCCTTCAGCTGGATCTCCTCCCTTATTGAGCACCAGAGAACACACACTGGAGAGAACCCCTATGCATGCTGTGAGTGTGGGAAAGTGTTCAGTCGAGGCTCATCCCTCACCGAGCACCAGAGAATCCACACGGGAGAGAAGCCCCATGAGTGCAGAGAGTGTGGGAAGGGCTTCAGTCGGGGCTCTTCCCTTCTTATTCACCAGAGgactcacactggagagaagccctacAAATGTAATGACTGTGGGAAAGCCTTTGGTCAAAGTTCAACACTCATCAGACATCAGCAACTTCACACCAAAGAATGA